The Klebsiella sp. RHBSTW-00484 genome includes a window with the following:
- the edd gene encoding phosphogluconate dehydratase, whose translation MNSEMLRVTNRIIERSRDTRSAYLARINQAKTDTVHRAQLACGNLAHGFAACQADDKASLKSMLRNNIAIITSYNDMLSAHQPYEYYPDIIRKALHSANAVGQVAGGVPAMCDGVTQGQDGMELSLLSREVIAMSAAIGLSHNMFDGALYLGVCDKIVPGLTMAALAFGHLPSIFIPSGPMASGLANKEKVRIRQLYAEGKVDRMALLESEAASYHAPGTCTFYGTANTNQMVVEFMGMQLPGSSFVHPDAPLREVLTAAAARQVTRLTGNGNEWMPLGKLFDEKVVVNGIVALLATGGSTNHTMHLVAMARAAGIIINWDDFSDLSDVVPLLARLYPNGPADINHFQAAGGVPVLVRELMKGGLLHEDVNTVAGFGLSRYTMEPWLNNGELDWREGATAPLDDQVIATFDKPFSRHGGTKVLSGNLGRAVMKTSAVPVENQIIEAPAIVFESQHDVLPAFEAGLLDKDCVVVVRHQGPKANGMPELHKLMPPLGVLLDRRFKIALVTDGRLSGASGKVPSAIHVTPEAYDGGLLAKVRDGDLIRVNGQTGELALLVDEAELAARQPHIPDLSGSRVGTGREMFAALREKLSGAEQGATCINF comes from the coding sequence ATGAATTCTGAAATGTTACGGGTAACAAATCGCATTATCGAACGGTCACGCGACACCCGCAGCGCCTACCTCGCACGGATTAACCAGGCCAAAACCGACACCGTCCATCGTGCCCAGCTGGCCTGCGGTAACCTGGCACACGGCTTCGCCGCCTGTCAGGCGGATGATAAAGCTTCGCTGAAAAGCATGCTGCGCAATAACATCGCCATTATCACCTCTTATAACGACATGCTGTCCGCCCACCAACCCTATGAATATTATCCGGATATCATCCGTAAAGCGTTGCACTCAGCTAATGCGGTTGGCCAGGTGGCGGGTGGCGTTCCGGCGATGTGCGATGGCGTGACGCAGGGGCAGGACGGGATGGAGCTGTCGCTGCTAAGCCGCGAGGTTATCGCCATGTCTGCCGCGATCGGCCTGTCGCATAATATGTTTGACGGCGCGCTGTACCTGGGGGTTTGCGACAAAATCGTTCCTGGCCTGACCATGGCAGCGCTTGCATTTGGTCATTTGCCGTCCATCTTTATTCCGTCCGGCCCGATGGCCAGCGGTCTGGCAAACAAAGAAAAAGTACGCATCCGCCAGCTGTACGCGGAAGGGAAAGTCGACCGCATGGCGCTGCTGGAGTCTGAAGCTGCCTCTTACCATGCGCCGGGCACTTGCACCTTCTACGGCACCGCCAATACCAACCAGATGGTGGTTGAGTTTATGGGGATGCAATTGCCGGGATCATCATTCGTACATCCGGATGCGCCGCTGCGTGAAGTATTAACCGCTGCTGCTGCCCGCCAGGTAACCCGCCTGACCGGTAACGGTAATGAGTGGATGCCGCTGGGCAAATTGTTTGACGAAAAAGTGGTGGTCAATGGGATTGTGGCGCTACTGGCAACCGGTGGTTCCACCAACCATACCATGCACCTGGTGGCGATGGCGCGTGCGGCGGGGATCATCATCAACTGGGATGATTTCTCTGACCTCTCAGACGTGGTACCGCTGCTGGCGCGTCTTTACCCGAACGGCCCGGCGGATATCAACCACTTCCAGGCGGCGGGCGGCGTACCTGTATTGGTACGCGAGCTGATGAAAGGTGGCCTGTTGCACGAAGACGTTAACACCGTGGCCGGCTTTGGTCTCTCTCGCTACACCATGGAACCGTGGCTGAATAATGGCGAGCTTGACTGGCGTGAAGGGGCGACCGCGCCGCTGGACGACCAGGTTATTGCCACCTTTGACAAACCGTTCTCTCGCCATGGTGGCACTAAAGTGCTGAGCGGCAATCTTGGTCGCGCGGTGATGAAAACTTCCGCTGTACCGGTAGAAAACCAGATTATTGAAGCGCCGGCGATTGTGTTTGAGAGTCAGCACGACGTGCTGCCAGCCTTTGAAGCTGGGCTGCTGGACAAAGATTGCGTGGTAGTGGTTCGTCATCAAGGGCCAAAAGCGAACGGCATGCCAGAATTACATAAACTTATGCCGCCACTTGGTGTATTATTGGACCGCCGTTTCAAAATTGCGCTGGTGACCGATGGTCGACTTTCCGGCGCATCAGGTAAAGTTCCATCAGCAATCCACGTGACGCCTGAAGCGTACGATGGTGGTCTGCTGGCGAAGGTGCGTGATGGCGATCTCATCCGCGTCAATGGCCAGACCGGCGAACTTGCGCTGCTGGTGGATGAGGCTGAACTGGCTGCGCGTCAGCCGCATATTCCTGACCTGAGCGGTTCGCGTGTGGGAACCGGCCGGGAAATGTTTGCTGCGCTGCGTGAGAAACTCTCCGGAGCGGAACAGGGCGCAACCTGCATCAATTTTTAA
- a CDS encoding bifunctional 4-hydroxy-2-oxoglutarate aldolase/2-dehydro-3-deoxy-phosphogluconate aldolase, protein MKNWKTTAEAILTSGPVVPVIVVKKLEHAVPMAKALVAGGVRVLEVTLRTDCAMDAIRAIAKEVPEAIVGAGTVTNVEQLKEVTEAGAQFAISPGLTDSLLKAATGEGTIPLIPGISSVSELMLGMQYGLKEFKFFPAEANGGVKALQAIGGPFAHIRFCPTGGISPANYRDYLALNSVLCIGGSWLVPADALEAGDYDRITKLAREAVEGAK, encoded by the coding sequence ATGAAAAACTGGAAAACAACTGCAGAAGCAATCCTCACCTCCGGCCCGGTTGTACCGGTAATCGTGGTGAAAAAGCTGGAACACGCTGTGCCGATGGCGAAAGCGCTGGTTGCAGGCGGCGTACGCGTACTGGAAGTGACTCTGCGTACCGACTGCGCAATGGACGCTATCCGCGCGATCGCTAAAGAAGTCCCGGAAGCGATTGTGGGTGCGGGTACCGTCACTAACGTTGAGCAACTTAAAGAAGTCACCGAAGCTGGCGCGCAGTTTGCCATCAGCCCGGGTCTGACCGACTCCCTGCTGAAAGCAGCGACCGGCGAAGGCACCATCCCACTGATCCCGGGGATCAGCTCCGTCTCCGAGCTGATGCTGGGTATGCAGTATGGCCTGAAAGAGTTCAAATTCTTCCCGGCTGAAGCTAACGGTGGCGTGAAAGCGCTGCAGGCGATTGGCGGCCCGTTCGCGCACATTCGTTTCTGCCCGACTGGCGGCATTTCTCCGGCTAACTATCGTGATTATCTGGCGCTGAACAGCGTGCTGTGCATCGGCGGCTCCTGGCTGGTGCCGGCGGATGCGCTGGAAGCCGGTGATTATGACCGTATTACCAAACTGGCTCGTGAAGCGGTAGAAGGCGCGAAGTAA
- the purT gene encoding formate-dependent phosphoribosylglycinamide formyltransferase, with the protein MTVLGTALRPAATKVMLLGSGELGKEVAIECQRLGIETIAVDRYPDAPAMQVAHRSHVINMLHGETLQALIEQEKPDFIVPEIEAIATDTLVALEKAGQKVVPTARAAKLTMNREGIRRLAAEELKLPTSAYRFADSEAAFREAVAGIGLPCIVKPVMSSSGKGQSFIRSSEQLAEAWQYAQQGGRAGAGRVIVEGVVNFDFEITLLTVSAVDGVHFCAPVGHRQEDGDYRESWQPQQMSDLALERAQEIAREVVLALGGHGLFGVELFVCGDDVIFSEVSPRPHDTGMVTLISQDLSEFALHVRAFLGLPIGAIRQYGPAASAVILPQLSSQNVTFSNIQAAVGAGLQLRLFGKPEIDGSRRLGVTLAVADSVDEAVARAKTAAAAVVVAG; encoded by the coding sequence ATGACTGTATTAGGCACGGCGCTGCGCCCTGCGGCAACAAAGGTAATGCTGTTGGGGTCCGGCGAACTGGGTAAAGAAGTGGCTATCGAATGCCAGCGCCTGGGGATTGAAACCATCGCCGTCGACCGTTACCCGGACGCGCCAGCGATGCAGGTAGCGCACCGTTCACATGTCATCAATATGCTGCACGGCGAAACCTTGCAGGCGCTAATCGAACAGGAAAAACCTGACTTCATCGTACCGGAAATTGAAGCTATCGCCACCGATACCCTGGTGGCGCTGGAGAAGGCCGGGCAAAAGGTCGTTCCAACTGCGCGAGCGGCGAAGCTCACCATGAACCGCGAGGGAATCCGTCGCCTGGCTGCCGAAGAGCTGAAGCTACCGACCTCAGCCTATCGTTTTGCCGATAGCGAAGCGGCGTTTCGTGAAGCTGTCGCAGGGATCGGCCTGCCGTGCATCGTCAAGCCGGTGATGAGTTCTTCCGGCAAAGGTCAGAGCTTTATTCGCTCCAGTGAACAGCTGGCTGAAGCCTGGCAGTATGCACAGCAAGGCGGACGCGCCGGAGCCGGTCGCGTTATCGTTGAAGGCGTGGTGAATTTTGATTTTGAAATTACCCTGCTGACCGTGAGCGCCGTGGATGGCGTACATTTCTGCGCACCGGTCGGTCATCGTCAGGAAGATGGCGACTATCGTGAATCCTGGCAGCCACAGCAGATGAGCGATTTGGCGCTGGAGCGTGCGCAGGAAATAGCCCGCGAAGTGGTGCTGGCTCTGGGCGGTCACGGCCTGTTCGGCGTTGAGCTGTTCGTCTGCGGTGATGATGTGATTTTTAGCGAAGTCTCACCACGCCCGCACGACACCGGCATGGTCACGCTGATTTCGCAGGATTTATCAGAGTTCGCCCTGCACGTTCGCGCCTTCCTTGGCCTGCCGATTGGCGCAATCCGCCAGTACGGCCCGGCGGCCTCGGCGGTGATCCTGCCGCAGTTAAGTAGCCAGAACGTCACCTTCAGTAATATCCAGGCGGCGGTTGGCGCAGGTCTGCAACTTCGTCTGTTTGGCAAGCCGGAAATTGACGGTTCGCGTCGACTGGGCGTGACGCTGGCGGTAGCAGATAGCGTTGATGAAGCGGTTGCGCGCGCCAAAACGGCGGCAGCGGCGGTCGTGGTCGCGGGATAA
- a CDS encoding YebG family protein, with protein sequence MAVEIKYVVIREGEEKMSFASKKEADAYDKMLDLAEVLNDWLVDCPLTLDETQRDSMSMWLAERKETLNHILRSGKLPEAESSDDEQHAQAEVVDDNTDAVAEAAAEVPAKPRKVKAA encoded by the coding sequence ATGGCGGTTGAAATTAAATATGTGGTGATTCGCGAAGGTGAGGAAAAAATGTCTTTTGCCAGCAAAAAAGAGGCCGATGCTTACGACAAAATGCTCGATCTGGCTGAAGTGCTCAACGACTGGTTAGTTGACTGCCCGCTGACGCTTGATGAAACCCAGCGCGATAGCATGTCAATGTGGCTGGCCGAGCGCAAAGAGACCTTAAATCATATTCTGCGCTCCGGGAAACTGCCGGAAGCCGAAAGCAGCGATGATGAACAACATGCCCAGGCAGAAGTCGTCGATGATAATACCGACGCCGTTGCTGAAGCAGCAGCTGAAGTTCCGGCTAAACCGCGTAAAGTAAAAGCCGCCTGA
- a CDS encoding tellurite resistance TerB family protein yields the protein MANWLNQLQSLLGQQGRSSSSDDQSSSKNLLLPGALGGLAGLLVASKSSRKLLAKYGTGALLVGGGAIAGSVLWNKYQQKMRAGSPQEPAYSPSASAPLQAQSSTQVELDARSERLIMALVFAAKSDGHIDERERASIEEQLRAANIDVQGRVLIDRALSQPLDPQRLAQGISNEQEALEVYYISCAVIDIDHFMERSYLNALGEALNLPQDVRKDIEQDIQAQKQAIAP from the coding sequence ATGGCTAACTGGCTTAATCAATTGCAGTCTCTGCTGGGCCAGCAGGGACGATCTTCTTCATCAGACGATCAATCAAGCAGTAAAAATCTGCTGCTGCCGGGTGCGCTTGGCGGGCTGGCAGGACTACTGGTTGCCAGCAAATCATCGCGTAAACTGTTGGCCAAATACGGCACTGGCGCGCTGCTGGTCGGCGGTGGGGCGATAGCAGGTAGCGTGTTGTGGAATAAATATCAGCAAAAAATGCGTGCAGGCTCGCCACAGGAACCGGCTTACTCACCTTCAGCCTCCGCGCCCCTTCAGGCGCAATCTTCAACGCAAGTCGAGCTCGACGCCCGCAGTGAACGGCTGATTATGGCGCTGGTCTTCGCCGCCAAAAGCGACGGGCATATTGACGAACGCGAACGGGCCAGCATTGAAGAGCAGCTACGCGCAGCAAACATTGACGTGCAGGGGCGGGTGTTAATCGACAGGGCACTGTCTCAACCTCTCGACCCTCAGCGCCTGGCGCAGGGCATCAGCAACGAGCAAGAGGCGCTCGAAGTGTATTACATCAGCTGTGCGGTCATTGATATTGACCACTTTATGGAGCGCAGCTATCTGAATGCGCTCGGCGAAGCGCTAAACCTGCCGCAGGACGTTCGCAAAGATATCGAACAGGATATTCAGGCGCAAAAACAGGCAATAGCGCCTTAA
- the ptrB gene encoding oligopeptidase B produces the protein MPPKAKRIPHATTLHGDTRIDNYYWLRDDERSQPEVLDYLRQENEYGKKVMSSQSSLQDRVLKEIIDRIPPREVSAPYSKNGYRYRQVYEPGCEYAIYQRQSVLKEEWDEWNVLLDGNKRAAGSEFYTLGGLGISPDNHIMAVAEDYLSRRQYSLRLYSLHNDNEYPEVLENVSPDFAWSNDSQTLWYVRKHPATLLPYQVWRHRLGTPDSSDILVYEEQDDTFYVSVHKTTSQQFVVIYLASATTSEVLLLNAEMTDAEPICFLPRRKDHEYSLDHYQHAFYLRSNREGKNFGLYRSTLRDEQRWETLIPARHEVMLEGFTLFTDWLVVEERQHGLTSLRQINRKTREPQGIAFDDPAYVTWLSYNPEPETSRLRYGYSSMTTPDTLFELDMNSGERRVLKQQEVKGFDASHYRSEHLWIKARDGVEVPVSLVYRHEHFRKGASPLLVYGYGSYGASMDADFSASRLSLLDRGFVFAIAHIRGGGELGQQWYEDGKFLCKKNTFNDYLDVCDALLAQGYGAPHLCYGMGGSAGGMLMGVAINQRPELFHGVVAQVPFVDVVTTMLDESIPLTTGEFEEWGNPQDAEYYHYMKSYSPYDGILAQAYPHMLVTTGLHDSQVQYWEPAKWVAKLRELKTDDNLLLLCTDMDSGHGGKSGRFKSYEGVALEFAFLIGLAQGTLPGRAQA, from the coding sequence ATGCCACCAAAAGCAAAACGAATCCCTCATGCCACGACCTTACATGGCGATACCCGAATTGATAATTACTACTGGCTGCGTGATGACGAGCGCTCTCAGCCGGAAGTGCTTGATTATCTGCGCCAGGAAAACGAGTACGGGAAAAAAGTCATGTCTTCGCAAAGTAGCCTGCAGGACAGGGTACTGAAGGAAATTATTGATCGTATTCCGCCGCGCGAAGTATCGGCACCTTACAGCAAGAATGGCTATCGTTACCGCCAGGTCTATGAGCCGGGCTGCGAATACGCTATTTATCAACGCCAGTCGGTGCTAAAAGAAGAGTGGGATGAGTGGAACGTTCTGCTCGACGGTAACAAACGGGCGGCCGGTAGCGAGTTCTATACCCTCGGCGGCTTAGGGATCTCACCGGACAACCACATCATGGCGGTCGCGGAAGATTATCTTTCACGGCGGCAATATAGCCTGCGTTTGTATTCTCTGCACAACGATAACGAATACCCAGAGGTGCTGGAAAACGTCTCGCCTGATTTTGCCTGGAGTAACGATTCACAGACCCTGTGGTATGTGCGTAAACACCCGGCCACGCTGCTGCCGTATCAGGTCTGGCGCCATCGTCTTGGTACCCCAGACAGTTCAGATATCCTGGTATATGAAGAGCAGGACGATACCTTCTACGTCAGCGTTCACAAAACTACCTCCCAGCAGTTTGTGGTGATTTATCTGGCCAGCGCGACCACCAGCGAAGTACTGCTGCTGAATGCAGAGATGACCGATGCCGAACCGATCTGCTTTCTGCCGCGTCGTAAAGATCATGAATACAGTCTCGATCACTATCAGCATGCCTTTTATCTGCGATCTAACCGTGAAGGTAAGAATTTTGGCCTTTATCGCAGCACGCTGCGCGATGAGCAGCGGTGGGAAACCTTAATTCCTGCCCGCCACGAGGTGATGCTAGAAGGCTTTACCCTGTTTACCGACTGGTTGGTGGTCGAAGAACGTCAGCATGGGCTGACCAGCTTGCGGCAGATCAATCGCAAAACGCGTGAGCCACAGGGCATTGCGTTTGACGATCCGGCCTATGTGACCTGGCTCTCTTATAACCCGGAGCCAGAAACTTCCCGTCTGCGTTACGGCTACTCCTCCATGACCACGCCGGATACGCTATTTGAACTGGATATGAATAGCGGTGAGCGCCGGGTACTCAAACAGCAGGAAGTAAAAGGTTTTGATGCCAGCCATTACCGCAGCGAGCACCTGTGGATCAAAGCTCGTGACGGCGTTGAGGTTCCGGTGTCTCTGGTCTACCGGCATGAACATTTCCGCAAAGGAGCTAGCCCGCTGCTGGTATACGGCTATGGTTCCTATGGCGCCAGCATGGATGCGGATTTCAGCGCCAGCCGCCTGAGCCTGCTCGACCGCGGTTTTGTTTTTGCTATCGCTCATATTCGCGGCGGCGGCGAACTGGGCCAGCAGTGGTATGAAGACGGCAAGTTTCTATGCAAGAAAAATACCTTCAACGATTACCTCGACGTCTGCGATGCGCTGCTGGCGCAGGGCTACGGCGCGCCCCATTTATGCTACGGTATGGGCGGCAGCGCGGGCGGTATGCTGATGGGCGTGGCGATTAACCAGCGACCGGAACTGTTTCACGGCGTGGTCGCTCAGGTTCCTTTTGTTGATGTCGTGACGACGATGCTTGATGAGTCGATCCCGCTGACCACTGGTGAGTTTGAAGAGTGGGGTAACCCGCAGGATGCAGAGTATTACCACTATATGAAGAGCTACAGTCCTTACGACGGCATCCTGGCGCAGGCGTATCCGCACATGCTGGTGACTACGGGGTTGCATGACTCGCAGGTGCAATACTGGGAACCGGCAAAATGGGTGGCAAAACTGCGCGAGCTGAAAACCGACGACAACTTGCTGTTGCTGTGTACCGATATGGATTCCGGTCACGGTGGTAAATCCGGACGCTTTAAAAGCTACGAGGGCGTGGCGCTGGAGTTTGCGTTTCTGATTGGCCTGGCGCAGGGGACGCTGCCAGGCCGGGCACAAGCGTAG
- the exoX gene encoding exodeoxyribonuclease X — translation MLRVIDTETCGLQGGIVEIASVDIVDGQITNPMSHLVRPDRPISPQAMAIHHITEEMVADKPWIEEIVPLYMGSPWYVAHNASFDRRMLPEMQGEWICTMKLARRLWPGIKYSNMGLYKSRKLSVTTPPGLHHHRALYDCYITAALLLDIIKTSGWSPDDMATITGRPALLSTFTFGKYRGQAVSEIAENDPGYLRWLFNNLDRMSPELRLTLKHYLGE, via the coding sequence ATGCTGCGCGTAATCGATACAGAAACCTGCGGATTGCAGGGGGGCATTGTTGAAATTGCCTCGGTAGATATAGTGGACGGACAAATTACCAATCCGATGAGCCATCTGGTTCGCCCCGACCGCCCCATCAGCCCGCAGGCGATGGCAATTCATCATATTACCGAAGAGATGGTCGCCGATAAGCCGTGGATTGAGGAGATTGTGCCGCTGTACATGGGCAGCCCGTGGTACGTCGCCCACAACGCAAGCTTTGACCGTCGGATGCTGCCGGAAATGCAGGGCGAGTGGATTTGCACCATGAAGCTGGCGCGCCGCCTGTGGCCGGGAATTAAGTACAGCAACATGGGGTTGTATAAATCGCGCAAGCTCAGCGTTACCACGCCACCGGGGCTGCATCATCACCGGGCGCTGTACGATTGCTATATCACCGCCGCCCTGCTGCTCGACATCATCAAAACCTCCGGCTGGTCGCCGGATGATATGGCCACGATTACTGGCCGCCCGGCGCTGCTATCCACCTTCACCTTCGGCAAATATCGCGGCCAGGCAGTCTCTGAAATTGCGGAAAACGACCCCGGCTATTTGCGTTGGTTATTCAATAACCTGGATCGTATGAGCCCCGAGCTGCGCTTGACGCTTAAACACTATCTTGGGGAGTAA
- a CDS encoding DNA polymerase III subunit theta, which yields MEKNLAKISQEEMDKVNVDLAAAGVAFKERYNMPVVADLVEREQPAHLRDWFRERLIAHRLASVSLSRLPYEPKQK from the coding sequence ATGGAAAAGAACCTGGCTAAAATTTCCCAGGAGGAGATGGACAAAGTGAATGTCGATCTTGCTGCGGCCGGCGTCGCCTTTAAAGAGCGCTACAATATGCCGGTAGTCGCCGATTTAGTCGAAAGAGAGCAGCCAGCGCACCTGCGCGACTGGTTTCGCGAGCGGCTGATAGCCCATCGTCTGGCATCAGTTTCTCTTTCCCGCCTGCCGTATGAACCGAAACAGAAATAA
- the yobA gene encoding CopC domain-containing protein YobA, translating to MPIIAGRALRLSLFLACSLTAAGAFAHAHLQQQLPAANAEVNASPQALTLSFSEGIETQFSGVTLTGPQQKTVALGKPTRDESNKSQLTVPVEQALTPGEYTVDWHVVSVDGHKTKGQYTFTVK from the coding sequence ATGCCAATCATCGCCGGACGCGCGCTGCGTCTGTCTCTATTTCTCGCCTGCAGCCTGACTGCAGCAGGTGCATTTGCCCACGCACACCTGCAACAGCAGCTTCCGGCAGCTAACGCTGAGGTGAATGCGTCGCCGCAGGCGCTGACGCTGAGCTTCTCCGAAGGAATCGAAACGCAATTTAGCGGCGTGACCCTGACCGGGCCGCAGCAGAAAACTGTTGCCCTCGGCAAACCCACCCGTGATGAGAGCAACAAATCCCAACTGACGGTGCCCGTCGAGCAGGCGTTAACGCCGGGCGAATATACCGTTGACTGGCATGTGGTCTCCGTAGATGGCCATAAGACCAAAGGGCAATACACCTTTACCGTGAAGTAA
- the copD gene encoding copper homeostasis membrane protein CopD: MLSGVYVSLRFIHFISLMIAFGCVLYGAWWAPVTLRRLLMQRFYPLMRHLLLASALSALLMLMAQGGLMGNGWPDVWQPAIWQAVAGTQFGSAWVWQILLALVALVVVWLKPRRPARLLLILLCAQLLLLAGVGHAAMNEGWQGILQRTNHAVHLFCVASWFGGLLPFVYCLRLAHGRWRQAAIYTMMRFSRYGHLAVAGAIASGIVNALFIQGGLISDSPWGRMLLFKCALVAAMVAIALVNRYVLVPRISASGTRAEQLIVRTTQMEIVLGALALFAVSLFATWEPY, translated from the coding sequence ATGCTTAGCGGAGTCTATGTCAGCTTACGTTTTATCCATTTCATCTCGCTGATGATCGCCTTCGGCTGCGTGCTTTACGGCGCGTGGTGGGCGCCGGTGACCTTGCGTCGTTTGCTGATGCAGCGCTTCTATCCGCTGATGCGCCATTTATTGTTGGCGAGCGCGCTGTCGGCGCTGTTGATGCTGATGGCGCAGGGTGGGTTAATGGGCAACGGTTGGCCGGATGTCTGGCAGCCCGCCATCTGGCAGGCGGTTGCCGGGACGCAGTTCGGCAGCGCGTGGGTGTGGCAAATTTTGTTGGCCCTGGTCGCGCTGGTGGTGGTATGGCTGAAACCACGGCGTCCGGCCCGCTTGCTGCTGATCCTCCTTTGCGCACAATTATTGCTGCTGGCAGGTGTTGGTCATGCCGCGATGAATGAAGGCTGGCAGGGGATACTGCAACGGACAAACCATGCCGTGCATCTGTTTTGTGTCGCCAGCTGGTTTGGCGGTTTGTTGCCGTTTGTTTACTGTTTACGCCTGGCGCATGGGCGCTGGCGGCAGGCCGCTATTTACACCATGATGCGTTTTTCGCGTTACGGGCATCTGGCGGTGGCCGGAGCCATCGCCAGCGGCATAGTGAATGCGCTGTTTATCCAGGGAGGACTCATCAGCGACTCGCCCTGGGGGCGGATGCTGTTGTTCAAATGTGCCCTGGTGGCCGCAATGGTGGCAATTGCGCTGGTGAACCGGTATGTTTTGGTGCCACGCATCTCGGCAAGCGGAACGCGGGCGGAACAGCTCATCGTGCGAACTACGCAGATGGAAATAGTATTGGGCGCGCTGGCACTGTTTGCCGTCAGCCTGTTTGCGACCTGGGAACCTTACTGA
- a CDS encoding YebY family protein has protein sequence MKKIVLALLLLASSGAALAAPKVITVSRFEVGKESWAFNREEVMLTCRPGNALFAINPSTLVQYPLNEVAEQQMKDGKTNAQPISVIQVDDPQQPGQKMSLTPFIERAQKLC, from the coding sequence ATGAAAAAAATCGTTTTGGCACTGTTGTTATTGGCAAGTTCTGGCGCTGCGCTGGCGGCACCAAAGGTGATTACCGTGAGCCGCTTTGAAGTGGGTAAGGAGAGCTGGGCGTTTAATCGTGAAGAGGTGATGCTGACCTGCCGTCCCGGCAATGCGCTGTTTGCCATTAATCCCAGTACCCTGGTGCAGTACCCGCTAAATGAAGTCGCCGAGCAGCAGATGAAAGACGGCAAGACCAACGCCCAGCCGATTTCTGTGATCCAGGTCGATGATCCGCAGCAGCCAGGACAAAAAATGAGCCTGACGCCATTTATTGAGCGTGCGCAGAAACTTTGCTGA
- a CDS encoding Csu type fimbrial protein: MKHLLFLCVALFLLTQSVSALAACSIKTSAPTFGPVDSFTLNSTPQGVLAGAGFYCSPELVALNSTNTLSATLASANQSNKIPRLLNATGDAIPYSICADSSCSPALQDGGVINWSKTTLLDLLGLFNSSDGTMPLYFRTTPGANVPAGTYTDVLTITWVYRFCYVGLDLLGIKICIPNNGTLVSTVNVSLRVTNFCYIDSAPDVVFTSAALPSSFSDYSGQLAIRCTKNAAYTVNLTSITNTSVGDWRRMSLPQQTAYLQYQFYQANGSAWTESNNLSVAGSGTAQSANYTLKINPTQSNQPAGTYSDTILVTVTY; this comes from the coding sequence TTGAAACACCTTCTATTTTTATGTGTTGCGCTATTTTTGCTGACACAATCGGTCAGCGCACTGGCCGCCTGCAGCATCAAAACCAGTGCGCCAACGTTCGGCCCGGTCGATTCATTTACGCTCAACAGCACCCCTCAGGGAGTCCTGGCAGGCGCAGGTTTTTACTGCTCTCCAGAACTGGTGGCACTTAACTCAACTAACACGTTAAGCGCCACCCTGGCGTCAGCAAACCAGAGCAACAAAATCCCGCGACTGCTTAATGCTACCGGTGATGCCATCCCTTATAGCATCTGTGCTGACTCATCATGCTCACCGGCCTTGCAGGATGGCGGCGTGATTAACTGGTCTAAAACAACGCTGCTGGATCTACTGGGTTTATTTAACTCAAGCGATGGCACCATGCCGCTCTACTTCAGAACCACGCCGGGGGCAAACGTGCCCGCCGGGACCTATACCGATGTATTAACGATCACGTGGGTCTACAGGTTTTGCTACGTCGGACTCGATCTGCTGGGCATTAAGATATGTATTCCGAATAATGGAACCTTGGTATCCACGGTGAATGTGTCGTTGCGGGTAACCAACTTTTGTTATATCGACAGCGCGCCGGACGTCGTATTTACCTCTGCCGCCCTGCCGTCCAGTTTTAGCGACTACAGCGGCCAACTCGCCATCCGCTGCACTAAAAATGCGGCCTATACCGTAAACCTCACCAGCATCACCAACACCAGCGTCGGCGACTGGCGGCGGATGAGCCTGCCGCAACAGACGGCTTATCTGCAGTATCAGTTTTACCAGGCCAACGGCAGCGCATGGACGGAGAGTAATAATCTCAGCGTCGCCGGTTCCGGCACGGCGCAATCTGCGAACTACACGCTAAAGATTAACCCGACGCAGAGTAACCAGCCTGCAGGTACCTATAGCGACACTATTCTGGTGACCGTCACTTATTGA